A stretch of DNA from Spiroplasma endosymbiont of Nebria brevicollis:
GCATTAGGTGGTGGTTTTGATCAAAATGGTAAAATTTTACCTGTTAAATTTAATAGTGAAAAACAATGAAATATTATGGGTACTAACTATAGTAATAATAAAAAAATTATTAATTGAAAATACAAAGTTAGTGGTAATCATAATAGTGATTTTGATGTCAACTTAGGAGTTACTTTTGATGATGGTAGTTATCATTCATTAGCACCTGTTAATAGTGATGATGGTAACTGCTGAGTTAGTATGACTGTCAACTTAGATTCTTTAACAATCCCTACTAATACTAAGATTGCTAAATTAGGATTAGATATTAAACCTCATAATCGTATTACAACAACACCTGTTACTTTTGATGTTGGTGAGTTACGAATTAATTGTCCTGATAGTGTCAGTAATAGTAAAGATGACATTATTCCACCAATTAAGAAACTTGCTAGTGAGTATGCTATTACTCGTGATAATTTAACAAGTGTTAGATTAAACTGAGATGTTAATCCCATTAATAAAGAAAATATTGATTATTATGAAATTTATTTACAACAAGATGGTAACTACTACCGTTTAGGTGAAACTACTAGTTGTAATTATTATGTTAAAAATTTAACATTAAATAGTGGTAGTAAAATTATTATTAAAAGTGTTAACAAATATAGTAGTGATGGTTATCAAAGTTGAGATATTGTTTAATTATCTGGTTAATGCTTGAGAGTGTAGCAAGTATTAAATTAAAATGCTTTTTAAGAAGGTACTTTAGTTTAATTCAAAATATAACATTCAATAGACAAAAACGCTCTAATTGGCGTTTTCTTGTATTAGTTAATTTTTAATGACAAAGGCTTGGAGTAATTATGTTCTTCCTTGATATTTTCAACTTCTTCTTCATATTCAATAATTTTATCAAATATTTCTATTTCTCATGCTTTAAAACCATATTTATTATTACTTTCTTCTATTTTTGATACTTCTGGTATTTCTAAATTTTCATTTGTAATAGTATCTTTTAATTTTACTTCTTTAAAGGTCAAACTATGGCTTTTAAGTACCTCATTAAAACCATTGAGAATTAAAATTTCTTCATTTGTTAATTTTTCTTGACTTCTTGTAAGCATTGTTTTCTATTCTCCTTTTCAAAATGAAAACCTATTTACTTTAAAATAAAGCAATAGGTTAAAAACTATATTTAGTTTATAGATAGTATAGAAAAGAAAAACAAATTTGTCTATAGTTATTGATTATTTTTATTTACTTGACGATAAGTAAATGTGTTAAATAAAGTAGAAATCCCAACAACAATTAACGTAATAAAGACTGCAGCAATTAGTAATCATACCACACCTGGTATGCCAAATGAAGACTTATGAATATTTAAAAAGAAATATTGATAAGCTCATACCTTGCCAGCTTTATGACGAAACTCCCCACGAATTAACATTATTACTGCTCAAATAAGAGGATAAGCATAATATCTTCATAAATATTTTTTTCAAAATAGTTTTGTTGGTAAGACAGATGCTTGATCACGTTTCATAAAAAATACAAAATAAATTACTGTTACTACTGGACAAACCATATGTTGAATAACATTAGTAAATCATCCATAAAAACCGTGAATATCTTTGTGCAAAGCAGGTAATAACATAGTGTTAAAAATAATCCCAGTAATAGCAATAAAAGTAGTTATTCCTAATGTCATATAATGACCAAATCAGCGACTATCAGCTTTACCTTCACGATTATGAAATATTGCACCAAACACAAATCATAAGGCCACTAAAATATTGGTTTGAATGGTAAAGAATGATAAGTAATTTAAACTAAAATCACCTTTATCTTGTGTAAACCAACTTCAATTAACAGCATCATTTTTTTGCGAATCATTAACTGGAATACCATTGATAATGGGAGATAGTCATCCATATAATAAAGTAATAGTAAATAGGAAACCAAATCCTAATTTAAAATAAAACCTTCAATCTTTGAAGATTGTTGTGTCTTTAAACATAATACTCCTTCTTTCTTTTAATGTCACACTTATATTAAGTATAACACTTATTAATTATATTATTTACTACATGGCGTTATGATGAATATTTTGTGTTTGATAATTAACTGTTGATGCAAAGTTATTAATAGCATTTTCATTAAAATTATGTTGGTAATGATTATTAAGGCCATTAGTTGCTGTTTTCTGATTTTTTGGTTTTTGACAGGGTTTATCATTATTCATTTTATTATGACACTTATCAAATAATTTTTTTAAACAATGTAGTGGTTTTAAAATATTAATATGATGTTTAATACCATGGTTTAAAATATTAGTAACAGTAAAACGATGATGATTATGGTTAAATAAATAACAATAATTAATGTCAGCTATTCAATTAATCATTTGTTGATTATTTTGATTAAGTACAGCAACTTCATACTTAAATTGTAAAAATAACAAAGCATCCTCAATGTTTTTACCTTTTTTTACTAAATGATAATTATAGTTGCTACTTTTAGTAACCACAGTATTTTGTAGTAATATTTTAAGATGATAATTAATGACTTTTTGTACAATAGGTTTTACTTTTTTTAATTTTAAAATAATAATTACTGTTATAAAACCAATAAGCGCTCAAACACCACTAATAATTAATACTACTGTTCATCAATTCATATTTAACTCCTATTACAAATTTATTTAAATAAAACAAAGACTACCTACCTTGTTTTAACACGCTAAGCAATCTTTCCATATTATTATTCTAACATATAGTTTTATATAATCATTACTTTCTTTGTGATTCTGCTTGTTTAATTGCATCTTGTAAATCATTCTCAGCAATCTCATATTGTAAATAGCTATTACTTGTTGGTAATTGTAATTCCATATTATTTAAATAGCTAATTTCAATATTAATTTTGTTACTAATTATATTAAAAACATGACCGCCTTGCGTTTTAGAAGAACTAATAAAATGACTATGAAAACCAGAAACACCGATCGCACTAGCAAATTTAGGAGTTCAAAATCCGACAATATCACCACTGACATTGTTCATAGTCATTACTGTTTGGTCTTTAGTTGCTGCTAGTAATGATGGGAAGGGGGTTGTTTGTTTTGTAACTGTTCTGACCATAACTTGTTGAAAACTACCAGTAATTTTATAAGCATAAAAAAGATTAGGTGATGGTAATGATTGCATGATTTTAGTTTCTAATTGTTCATATGTAAGATTATCACAAGCAATTTTGATATTACTTTTGAATCACGTTAATGATGCAAATGGAGATGTCATATCATCAGTTACTGTTTTCACTTGTCCTG
This window harbors:
- a CDS encoding Pr6Pr family membrane protein — translated: MFKDTTIFKDWRFYFKLGFGFLFTITLLYGWLSPIINGIPVNDSQKNDAVNWSWFTQDKGDFSLNYLSFFTIQTNILVALWFVFGAIFHNREGKADSRWFGHYMTLGITTFIAITGIIFNTMLLPALHKDIHGFYGWFTNVIQHMVCPVVTVIYFVFFMKRDQASVLPTKLFWKKYLWRYYAYPLIWAVIMLIRGEFRHKAGKVWAYQYFFLNIHKSSFGIPGVVWLLIAAVFITLIVVGISTLFNTFTYRQVNKNNQ
- the budA gene encoding acetolactate decarboxylase, with translation MEKKYHSFYQYSTISALMGKDFYGSISFKALLAKGDFGIGTFDRVDGELIILDGKAYQMLNSGQVKTVTDDMTSPFASLTWFKSNIKIACDNLTYEQLETKIMQSLPSPNLFYAYKITGSFQQVMVRTVTKQTTPFPSLLAATKDQTVMTMNNVSGDIVGFWTPKFASAIGVSGFHSHFISSSKTQGGHVFNIISNKINIEISYLNNMELQLPTSNSYLQYEIAENDLQDAIKQAESQRK